In Brassica napus cultivar Da-Ae chromosome A3, Da-Ae, whole genome shotgun sequence, the sequence TTTCATATGAATTCTTATTTTGATAAAGATTCTGAAACAAATTGCAATTGTACACAACTTGATACATCACAGTTACAGAAAAGAATATTGAGAGCAGCATTTGACTGCATCAATTCAAGAATCAATAATTGTTTCAccaggaaaaaaaagaagagaaagaagcttTTAGACAACATAAGGCACTGACTGATACTCATAAATAGAAACCCATCGCTTGTTTCAAATTATGAATTGTGGATTCGGCTATCTCCGTGGCTCTGTCCGCACCTTCTGACAATACTTTGTCCAAATACGCTGCCTCTGCTGTTATCTCCTCATAACGCACCTGCACAATGGAACAAacataaaccaaaccaaataacACATTACACAAAATGAAATCCTTATATGATATGAAATGAATTGGCAGACCTGGATTGGACTAAGATGCTCGATGACAGCATCTGCAAGGAGAGGCTTAAACGTGCCCCAGCTCATATCTTTGCATTCCTCCATCACTTCCTGCAACCCATTCAAAATATAACAGTCTTATATCACTTCTTGCCTTGTAATCCAAAGTCTTTTAGGAGTCAAAACCcattatgtttttctttatttaccTCTTTTGTCTTGCCTGAAACAATCTGATATACAGAGAGGAGATTGTTGCATTCAGGTCTCTCGGCATTGTCAAATTCAAGGCTGTTGTTTGGAGCAACAGGAAGCAGGAACTTTTTCAATATCTATTAAACTAACTAACTTGTGCATACCATGTAAAATTTCTGGCGAAGTTATTAGCACTTACCCAGCAAATGAGTCTGTCTTGCACCGTTTTATCTTATCCGCAatcaactacaaaaaaaaaaaaaaaaattaagattagAAATGGATTTAGTAGCAAACGAGATTCACATACAAACAACATGACACAGAGTTACAAGTATTAGAAACAATGGCGAGTTTCAATCTACTTACATCTTTTGAGTCAAGGAGATTGATCCGGGACTGATCAGAAGGTGCAGACTTGGACATCTACAAAGATTACATGACAGTAAGACCTCAGCAACAAGTAAAGAGATTCCTCTTATTATTATACCTTGGAAAGACCATCTGTAAGAGACATAACTCTGGCTCCAACTTGTGGTATGAGAGGTTCTGGTATCTACATATACGTTAAAAATTCGAAAACCGATTAACCATCTGTGATAAAAAGCCACACAATGAAGGGTAGACATCGCATTGTGAAAGTCTCACCTTAAAAATTGAACCACCACGCctggaaaatgaaaaaaaaaacaccattaAGAAACATTTAAATCATTGATCAGAAGCACTTGTTTGGATGGTATACTTAAATTTACTAAAtgcacaaaaaaacaaaaatttataatacccTCCAAGCTTCTTCCACTTCCTTCCACCATATAAATTATTCACACGCTGTGCCAAGTCGCGAGCAAGTTCAAGGTGCTGCTTCTGGTCCTCACCAACAGGGACAAAATCTGACTGCAGAGTATAAGCATCAGCGACACAATGCAACAAGCTGAAGAGATCTATAGCTAATATAAGCTTGTTAATTAATAAGTATTCCTTTTTCATTTCAATAATTTAAGATGAGACTTGACTCCTTTTAAAGCATCACCACCTTATACAAGAGGATATCAGCAGCCATTAGAACTGGATAAGTTAACAATGACACAGAAGCATTCTCACCCCCCtgccaatttaaaaaaaaaaaaaagagaccaaAATAGAATCAGCAAAACAGGATCCTGTATGTATACAACATGAGAATATCAAAATGTATACGCACCTCCTTGCGTGATTTCTCTTTGAACTGAGTCATTTTCTGTAGCCAACCGATAGGTGTGGATGAACTCAAAAGCCACATTAACTCCACATGAGCACGGACGTGAGATTGCACAAACACCGAAGCCTACAAAGGTCAGCTCTTTGATTGGTTATTATTGCACACATACACATTTTAACTGCTTTCACataaagagttaaaaaaaaaaagaaccttaGAAATATCTACACCACATGCTAGATAGAGCGCTGCGGTATCCCTAGTTGCCTTTCTCAGTTCTTGCACGTCATAAGGTAATGTTATCTACATATGTCAAGGCACAAAGAAGTATCATTACCTAAACTTAAAACTTTTGAAAGGTAGTTGTGATGATACATACCGCATGAAGATCAACGATGAAAAAGAGCGTCTCGTAAGTATCCTGCAGACATATAAATACAGAAAGCCtgagaaacaaaagagagataAACCCATTTCCATAAAGCCTcaaactttacaaaaaaaaaagcagctAAAGTTGATGAATTTTAGTAAAAGTCTAAAGCTTTATACAATAGCAGTGGAGCAACCAGAGAAGATAAACTCTATCTTCCTTAAAGGCTAGAACTTTACAACAAAACCAATCTAAATGTGATGAATCTTAGTAAAAGTCTAGAGCTTTACAATAGCAATGGGAGCTACCTAAGGATAAATTTGATGAAAGAAGATTGCATTGACCTGAAGAGTGACCCAGTTTTTGATAGCGCCGAGATAGTTTCCGAGGTGGATTGAACCTGTAGGCTGGACTCCAGAGACCACACGCTTCCTGCCATCAGAAGAGTAAATGGAATCAAAAGAGAATTAGCAACTAAAGAAGAAGCAGGAGGCAAAGACCAAAGGGTATTTACTTTacagaaggagaaggagaagtctCGTCGGAGCAGTAGCATCGGAATCGAGGAACGGGAAGAGGGTTTGCGTGTTGTCTGAGGAATCTGCTGCTATAGCCGAGACGAGCGAACCTGGAGGAAGAGGGAGTTGATGagcattttgaagaggaggaggcGAGTAAAGGGTAAGTAACctggaggaggaagagaggaTGAGACCCGTCGCGTGTGCCATTTTCTTTAAGTCTTCTCTGACTCTGGCCGTCTCTGATTGTCTACGGAAATACTCTAACCGAAACGAACCTGAATTTTATGAAACCGAATGAAATTAATCCAActaaccaaatttaaataaaatacatacacagatttattaaaattattatttggtaaattcttttaataaaatacaaaagggcaaattgtttaaatattactttttgttacaaaatagcATAAGAAGTggaaaattcttaaaatatcatttagtaattagtaaaaatattaaattattctacctcctaaatcttaaattctaatcTCACCTCCCAAGTAGTAAACctaaatgtataaatatatttctttatttaataaactttattttgaaaattttatccTTTGCTAATTTTTAaacgaaaaatttaatttaatgctaattaatagtatttctcaaaaaaaaaactgaattaagTTTTTGAAACTAGAATAAACAGATCATAAAACATAGATAGTAAAATCTACCTTTTCAATGatgaaaaaaatctgaaaaatttatcaattttgtTAACTTTTATACTGGAAAAAAGTATATTCATTTATAGAGTACTTATcgattattaatatataaaattttaaatgtataatttgTTAACTGTTTATTGAAACCTTGAATCCAGATTTTTCTACTTGGTGTTAGATAGATCAAGTCATTAAATCTTGGCTTACTGTACTTCTTTGAAGACCACTTTAGTGTTTTTGTTATGGTATGCAGAATACAGTCTATTCTTATATGGATTTTATATGACTTTCTTCTTTGTATACAAAGTAATTTATTGTGCTCATTAGTTGACTAATTTAGaaactacttacaatatttGCTATAATTCAGGTAATTTGGAAACTCTTTTACATTTGACTCCACAAAAGAGTAGACTTCGTTATTTCTTTGTCGTCGGAGAGCATCCAATAAAACACCCTTGATATGTTCTAAATAAACATTATCATTCTAATAAGGGAGTTAGAACTGAACTTATAAGAAAACCCAACAATGAACGGGGCATTCCacaaaatttaggataacaTCCAAGAGAATATTTTAGGTTTTGTGAACTTAAAACTACTCAGAAATATCAATAACTAAGATTGCTAGGAGTTGGATAATCTACTAAATGCTGGTTAGTCTACTTTACAGTGCGTTAAGTACTTCTCCCCCTTTCCTTTATTGATTGACTAACATAATTTAGTTTACGAAACTTTAAAGTTAACCAAAAAAAGAATACCAAGATGTAAACAGACACCATATTATTATTCAAACATACATAAACAACATTT encodes:
- the LOC106437554 gene encoding tryptophan--tRNA ligase, chloroplastic/mitochondrial, with the translated sequence MAHATGLILSSSSRFARLGYSSRFLRQHANPLPVPRFRCYCSDETSPSPSVKKRVVSGVQPTGSIHLGNYLGAIKNWVTLQDTYETLFFIVDLHAITLPYDVQELRKATRDTAALYLACGVDISKASVFVQSHVRAHVELMWLLSSSTPIGWLQKMTQFKEKSRKEGGENASVSLLTYPVLMAADILLYKSDFVPVGEDQKQHLELARDLAQRVNNLYGGRKWKKLGGRGGSIFKIPEPLIPQVGARVMSLTDGLSKMSKSAPSDQSRINLLDSKDLIADKIKRCKTDSFAGLEFDNAERPECNNLLSVYQIVSGKTKEEVMEECKDMSWGTFKPLLADAVIEHLSPIQVRYEEITAEAAYLDKVLSEGADRATEIAESTIHNLKQAMGFYL